The sequence AACTGGGGCTGCAAACCACCGGTGCCCAGCGCATGGGCGGCTAACTGTCGCTTAAGCGGAGTCAACTTGTCCGTTAGATTAAGCCCCAAGCCACGCAAGCGCCGTAATAAGGGATGGCCATTGCCAAACAATCGCTTCAGCCCTTCCATCGCCGCTAATAAGGTCACGGCTTCGGCTTTACGCCAGCGCTCAAAGGCTTTCAGCTCGCTGTGCGCACCTATGTCGCGGCCTTGTTGCTGTAACTCAGTCAAGGTTTGGGCCAAAGCCGCCGCATCTTGTAACCCTAAATTCACCCCCTGCCCTGCTAATGGATGCACCGTATGCGCCGCATCACCAATCAACACCCAACGTGGGCCACAAAACTGCTGGCTATAACGGGCTGTTAATGGGATCGCCATGCGTGGGCCCAGTACTTGGCAAGGGCCTAAGCGAAAATCAAAGGCATGGGCGACAGCCTGATTAAAGTCGGTGTCTGATAACGCCGCGCGCGCGCGCGCCTGCTCGGGGGGCACGACCACACAATGGAGCACTGATGCGCATCGGCCAGGGGTAAAAACGCCAAAATATCCTTACCACGAAAGATTTGCCGTGCGGTTTGTTGATGGGGCTCAGTGGTCTGCAATGTGGCCACTAATGCATGGTGATCGTAATCCCACTCCACCATGCCCGGCTGTAACTGGTCGCGCAGCCAAGAGCGCGCGCCATCGGCTCCCACTAGTAAGCGTCCCGTAATGGGCACTCCATTATCAAGCAACACAAAAGCACCTTGCTCACTCACCGACACCGTATTGGCACGCGCGGCGTAAAACTCAATATGCGGGCTACGACGCACTTGAGCCAGCAGGCTCAGTTGCAACAGTCGGTTTTCAACAATGTGCCCTAAATGAGGTTGATGCATCAGACCGGCAGAAAATTCAATCTGCGCCGCTGTGTCTGCTTCCCACACTTGCATTGCAGTATAAGGGCCTAAGCGGCAGGTATCACTGGGCCACGCTTGCAGACGGGTGAGCAATGTTTGTGAGGCCAAATTAATGGCACTGACGCGGTTTTCTGGAATATCCGGCAACTGCTCGTCTGGCAGCTGGCTTTCTATTATCGCCACCTTTAAGCCGCTGTGCTCTAAGGCCAAGGCCTGCGTTAAGCCCACTATGCCACCGCCAATAATGATCACATCTGTTGCTTGCATGCGGTTACCTCTTGCCCATGGCCCGCCAGGCCAATTTACTTTTCAAAGAAGTGCAGGCTGCGATGGTCATCAGCCCCAGATTACGCCCCGTTGCTAACAAGGGATCCCGATTTGAAAACAATAACGCCAACGCCGAAGTCATGCCCACCAGCTCCGCTTGATCCGCCAAACGCGACTGGCCATAATCACTGAGCACAGCATGCGCTCCTAAGTCGCTCACCCGTCCCCCCTGAGACACTTCTTGTTTCAATGCGGCAATTAAGGCTGCTACGTCACGCAAACCAAGATTAAAACCCTGCCCAGCAATGGGGTGTAATAAATGCGCCGCATTACCAATCAGCACCACCCTATGATGCCAAGGACGACGCACTTCATTAAGGTGCAGCGGGTAACAACTGCGCTGACCGCTGCGGGTAATTTTGCCTAGACGATAACCAAACTCTTGCTGCAGGGCTAACATAAAGCTCGGTTCGTCCAAGCTCATCAATTCGCCCGCACGCGCCGGCGACACACACCACACCAGTGAGCTGCGCCCTGCACTCATCGGCAATAAAGCCAGCGGACCTTGAGCCGTAAAACGCTCAAAGGCGCGACCTTGATGAGGCAGTTGGGTTTGCACATTGGCAATAATGGCACTTTGTTGGTAATCAAACTGGCGCCGCTCCAGCTTAAGCTGGCTGGCGACGACTGAATGGCTACCATCGGCGCCCACTAATAGCTGAGTGCTGAGCACTCGGCCATCTTGCAGTGTCAGTTGCACCTGACTACTGTGCTGTAACCAGGTGTGGATTTTTGCGGGACACAACAAGTCGATATGCGGATTATGTTGCAACTGCTGATATAAACGCAGGCCCACCGGATGCAGCTCTACCACATAGCCTAAAGCAGGCAACCGATAATCCGTGGCGCTCAGGTTCAATTGCCCCAAGTGACCTTGGTCGGTAACTTGAATGGCATTGATAGGGGTTGCCAAATCATCCAGTAACGACCACAAGCCTAATTGCTCTAATAGCTCTCGGCTGTGACCGGCCAGCGCAATGCTGCGGGCATCAAAACCCGAATGGTGATCGAGGCTCGGACTGGCATGCTCAATCACGGCGATACGCAGTGGCTGGCCACCGGCTCGGCTAAGCGAGCTTAACCCTAACGCCAATACGGCACCGGCCATACCGCCGCCATTAATTACCACATCATAATGAGTCATTAGGCTAGACTATGGTTAATGAGTGAAGGGTTGGTGAGCGAATGCTTGCTTAGTCATTGCTTAATGGATTGTTGGTCGCTTCGTTTGAGAATGGCCATTGCCAAACTCTTCAAAGGCGAGGATAGCGCCCAGCTTTAAATGTTCGTACAGCACCACAAACGCGGTTTCGCTTTCTTCGTCTTCTTGGTCAAAGTCGCTGGAGACTTGAGTAATGCTACTAATGTCTTGGATCATTTCCTGTAGTTCTTCCGAGGCCTTATTTAGTTCTTGCTGCACTACGCCAAAGCCAGCTAAGAAAGCCGCAGACCATTCCATCATGGCATCAAGGCGCTCATCGAGTGACTCTTCATCGCAGGGCAGTAGCAACTCAAAACTAGTTTGATTAAGCAGCTCGTCAGCAACACGAGAAAACAGTAAATTAACGGCTTTTTGCACTTCACTTGGCAGCGCAAAGTCATCGTTGAGTAGGCCATTGAAGTGCTGCTGCCAACGAATGTCGTTTTGCGCAAGGCCACCGCAAATTAAGCCACAAACAACGCCATGGACTTCGGCGGCGGTCACCACCATGTTGTGATGCTCTAAAAGGCGGGTGAAAGCGTCGTAGTTGAGTCGGGCTTTGTCGTTCATCATTTACTCAATTGGTGAAAATGTGGGGAATATTGGTCCAGATCCTAGCATTCTGATCCCACTCAAGCCAGTCACCACTTGAAACTTATGGTGTGGCGCTATATAGTCGCCAGAATTTCATCGCCTTCTGCAAATAGCCATCTGAGGATTACATGACCACAGCGGCAATAGATATTGTTATTCTGGGGCGACCTTATAAGGTTGCTTGTCCTGCTGGGCAAGAAGTTGCATTGCAGCGGGCAGCGGAGACGCTTAATGAGCGGATTCGTAATTTTAAGCAAAGCGGCAAGGCGGGCTCTAACGAGCAAATCGCCATTATGCTGGCTTTAAATATCAGCCATGAGCTGGAGCTTGAGAAAGATAAAAACTACCAATATGCTGACGCCATGGACAAGCGCATTAAGATGCTGCAGCATACTATCGAAGAAGCCTTGGCCAACAAAGTGGGTTAACACCACCACAAAGTAGGCTAAGATCAAAGGTAAATAAAATTGTTTCCCTAGGGTCGAAATCAGATTTTAATGCTGGTATTCTGTCCCTAGATTAGTAAAAAGTTTCGCTTTCCCTGGGGTGTTTGTCAGTAGGGTGACGTCCCTGAGCCGATATTAACAGCAAAGGAAAGCCGTGTTGTTTACTATTGTGCATGCTCGGCCCGACCGAGAAGCCTGCGGTAGATACCGGAGTTCCGCCTTGAACCTCTCGGTTCAAGGACTCACACCCGCAACGGCACCTTGGGGATCCTAAATTTAGCCACTGACTTTCTATAATTTAAGTCAGCTCTGGCCTCCCTCCTCTGTAAATCCTGTTACAATCAGCACGTTTTCTTAGACTTCAATAACAGGTTATTCATGCATGACTGAACAACTCAATAACCCTCTGCACGGCCTCACTCTCAAAACCATCGTCACTGAACTGGTCGAACGTTTAGGCTGGCAAGAATTGGCGCGCCGCGTCAATATCAACTGTTTTAAAAGTGATCCCAGCATTAAATCCAGCCTCACCTTCTTGCGCCGTACCCCTTGGGCACGTGCCGAGGTGGAAGCGCTCTATGTGGAACTTATTACTGGCCCTTGGGGTAAGTCTAAGCCTTAACCTGTAAAGGCCTGATAAATACCGGTAAGGGATTGATACGTGACTGAGAGACACCAAATTCGCCAAGCCATACGCCACACTCGACGCCAGTTAACTCAGGCCGAGCAAACCAGCGCTGCTCATCAGCTAGTTCAGCAAGTGGCCAACACACAGCACTTAGCGCAGGCCAAGGCGGTGGCCCTATATTTGGCCAATGACGGTGAGCTGGATCCCTTGCCATTAATTAACTGGTATTGGGCGCAAGGTTGCCAAGTGTGCTTGCCGGTGCTGCACCCGTTTTGCCCGGGGCATTTGTTATTTCTCCGCTTTCAGCCCGACACCCCCATGCAGGTTAATATCTTAGGTATCCTTGAGCCTAAGCTAGATATTCGCTTAATAGTGCCCAAGCCGCAGTTAGATATTATCTATACGCCCTTGGTTGCCTTCGATGCTCAGGGTAATCGCTTGGGCATGGGTGGTGGCTTTTATGACCGCACGCTCAGTCACACTGCCAATTTAGGCCCCCAGCCTGTGGGGTTAGCTCACGACTGCCAACAAGTGACCGCCTTGCCCATTGCCAGTTGGGATGTGCCTTTGCCAGAGCTACTCACGCCGACTCAACATTTTCGCTGGCGTTAAGACACCCAGTATCCTGCAGCCTTGGTTCGTGGTGTTTATACCATTCTAAATTTTTGTTTTACTGCGTAAAAGCGGCCTCATCCGTACAACCTATGAATATTGACGCCACTTTTAATTTCGCTCTGGGCTGCCTTTTACTTTCAGATCTGATCACTATTTTTCGTGTTCTTCCGTGCCTCTCGTTACAAAGAAGTGTGGCAAAAAGTTTTAGCCTTTAAATAATTAGAGCGAGCCCCTGAAACGAGTTCAGGATAAAGGCAGCCCCTTTTTGGAGCGAGCTGGCGCATTCTGTATTAAAAGCACGAGGCAAGCCAATCTGGGTTTGCTATCATATGCCCCTCATATTTATCACTCGAGTGCCATAGGCATTGTGCTGGGCGCTAGTTTTAATTTAATAAGAAGCCAATTAATGACACAAGATGAAATGAAAAAAGCCGCCGCCTGGGCTGCGCTGGATTACGTGACGCCTGGCAGTATCGTGGGTGTGGGTACTGGCTCTACCGTAAACCACTTTATTGATGCGCTCGGCTCTATCAAAGATCAAATCAAGGGCGCCGTTTCTAGCTCAGAAGCCTCAACGATTAGACTGAAAGAGCTGGGCATTGAAGTATTTGATCTCAACGACATCAGCGAATTTGACGTCTATGTAGACGGTGCCGATGAAATCGATACCAGCATGGCCATGATCAAAGGCGGTGGTGCGGCATTAACGCGAGAAAAAATCGTGGCTGCCGTGGCCAAGCGCTTTGTCTGCATCGTCGATGAGACTAAAACCGTAGAAGTGATGGGTAAGTTTCCGCTGCCAGTAGAAGTGATCCCCATGGCGCGCGCTTATGTGGCACGCGAGCTGGCAAAGCTTGGCGGCACACCTGTGTATCGTGAAGGTGTGGTGACTGACAACGGCAACCACATTCTCGACGTGCAAAATTTAAGCATTACCACCCCCGCGAGCTAGAAGCCCAGATTAACGCCATCGTCGGCGTGGTGACCAATGGCCTGTTCGCCCAGCGCGGCGCCGATGTGTTAGTGATCGGTATTCCCGATGGCGTGAAGAAATACACTGCTTAATAAAGTGGCAGCGAACCTGCTGCCGCCATGCCGAGTTTATGTAATTGTCATACCGGGCTTGCCCCGGTATCTCGCTCTTTAGTGCGCAGCTCTTCTTGAATGCATAATTTTTCGTTAGTGCGTAACTATTTATTAGCGCACAACTACTTTTAGCAACCGCCCTCTGTTTCTACCATTCGTACTCACACTAACAGCGCCGCTGCTTTGATTAGCGCGTAACAGTTGCTGCCGATTTTAAGATCCAACTGAGCAATAGAATAAGCAGAGAGCTGCGCCGGTATTTGCTCGCCGCCTTTCAAGCTTAAGCGCAACAGCACCCGCCCTTGGCCCATGTCAGTCATACTCAGCACTTGAGCAGGTAACTGATTAACGATAGAAATGCAGGTCACCGGCGCTAACGCCACGCTGACATCACTGGCTAAAATACGCAGCCGCGCCGCACCCATTACAGCTCCCTCATGGCCAGTCAGCCAGATCCGCCCCGCCCCAGCATCACTTAACTCACCAACATCTGCCTCATCAACACCCGTCCCAGAATCACCAGCCCCATAATCAAAAGGTACGCGACCATCAGGCAGGCTTGGGCGCAATTGACCACTGATAATGCCCGCGACTTCATCATCTTTGTATAACAGGCTGTGAGGGCGAGCCAGCGCTTGCTGTAAGCTGTCGTTATGCTTGATTTGACCTTGTTCCATCAGCAATACCCGATCCGCTAAGCGTTCCACTTCTTCAGGTGCATGGGTTACGTAAAATATCGGCACCTTTGCTTGAGCCGACAAATGCTCTAACAAAGGCAGTATTTCGCGTTTCGCTTTACCATCCAATGCAGACAGCGGCTCATCCAGTAATAACAACTCTGGGCTACTCAATAAGGCGCGGCCAATGGCAACCCGCTGACGTTGACCGCCGGATAATTCAGCGGCCCCTTGGGCTAATAACGGCGTTAAGCCCAGCCAGTCGATAATTTGCTCTTTATCATCGCGCCGCAGTGCCTGGGGCAAGCGCCGCCAGCCATATTCTAAATTGCGCTGTACCGATAAATGAGCAAATAAGCTCGCCTCTTGAAACACATAACCCAAGCGGCGTTTGTGAACTGGGACAAATAAGTGTTGATCTTGCCAACATTGTTCGCCTAGCCAAAAGTGCCCGGGACAGCGCTCAAGGCCGGCCATGGCACGTAACAGCGTAGTTTTACCGCAACCCGAGGGGCCAAATAAAGCGGTCACGCCCTGCGCTGGCAATTCAAAGTTAACGTCCAGCGTAAAGCGCGCCCGCTGCACCTTAAAGGCGGCTTTAATGGTCATATCCGCACCACCGCAAAACGTCGATTAAGCGCGTACACCGCCAATAAAATGGTAAACGATAACACTAATAATAAGCCCGATAATACATGCGCCTGTCCGTATTGCAGGGTTTCTACGTGGTCGTAAATGGCGATGGACACCACTTGGGTCACACCCGGCAGATTGCCGCCTATCATCAATACCACGCCAAATTCCCCCAAGGTATGGGCAAAACCCAACACTATGGCGGTTAAAAATCCATTACGCGCTAAAGGCACCACCACCGTAAAAAAGCGGTCCAGCGGTGAGGCGCGCAAAGTGGCCGCCACCTCTAATGGTCGCTGGCCAATGCTGGTAAAGGCCCCCTGCAACGGCTGCACCACAAACGGCAATGAATAAAAAGCCGAGCCTATCACCAGACCGGTAAAACTAAAGGCCAGCGTGCCGCCACCTAAGGCGATGGACGCCTTGCCAAAGATGCCATTAGGGCCCAGCGCCAGCAGCAAATAAAAACCCAACACTACCGGCGGCAATACCAGCGGCAAGGCCACCATGGCTTCGATGGCGGTCTTAAAGCGACTTTGAGTTTGGCTCAACCACCAAGCCAGTGGCATACCAATAATAAGCAGCACCACCACGGTAATGCCGGCCAAGCGCAAGGTGACCAGCAAAGCGGTGATGTCATCTGGAGACAAGGACATCCTTCTTCCTTTTTAGCGAACGAGTGCTGACACATATAAAAATAAAGCCGACGCCATTACGGCGTCGGCCACCAAACGATTATTCTCTACGTGCGGACACTTTGAGTAAAGAACGTTACCCCAAGTCTTTATCATTCGCTAATGCTGTAACCGTAAGACTGGATCACCGCCGCCGCTTCAGGTGAGCGAAGATAATCAAGCAGCTCCCGCGCCGGAGCATTATCTTTTAATAACACCGCCTGCTGCACTATAGGGTCGTACATATCAATCGGTACTTCCCAATAAGAGCCACCCGTGAAAGCATCATCCTTAAACACTTGTGACTTGGCCACAAAGCCTAGCTGCGCGTTCTCGCTGTACACATACTGGTAGGCTTGGCCTATGTTCTCACCGCGTACCATTTTTGGCTGTAGCTGTTCCCAAAAACCTAATTTTTCTAAGGTTTGCTGTGCCGCGCGGCCATAAGGGGCCGTCTTGGGGTTAGCGATGGAAATATGGCTGAATGCTTGTTTTTTTAGCACGTCCTGAGCTTTATCGCTCTGACCTTTAGCAAATTGTCCCTTATCAAGTAGAGCTTCATCCGCACTCCACAGCACTAGCGTACCCAGCGCATAAGTGAAGCGCGTATCGGCGATGGACACCCCTTCTTCATCCAACAGCGTAGGACGCCCTTCATCTGCTGCTAGAAAAACATCATAAGGTGCACCGTTTTTAATCTGCGCATACAGCTTACCGGTCGCCCCCGAGGATACCGACACTTTATGACCACTTTGCTTGCCAAACTCTGCACCCAATTGCTTGATCACGTCAGTAAAATTAGCGGCCACGGCCACACGAATTTCAGCTGCTGACACGGTTGCCGACAACAGTACTGAACAACCGAGCGCCATAACTAATAACGATAAACCCGATGATCTTTTCATCTATTATTCCATCCATTGGTTATATAAAATAATATACATCGTTTACACCTTATCGTTATGTAATTATAAACACAACGAAAACAACTCACGAGAAAGGCCAAGCGAATTATTTGCCGCACCACCTTCGCTTAGCCACAATAGCGCGAGTCTCTTTTAAGGATGGATCATGGATCTGGAAATATTATTGAGCCTGCACAGCCAGCAACAGCTGTTTGTGAACCCCAGACGCATTCGCTTACTGGAGCAAATTCGAAAGCATGGCTCCATTAGCCAAGGCGCTAAGGCCGCAGGCATCAGTTATAAGTCCGCATGGGACGCCATCAAAGACATGAACACCCTAGCCGAGCATCCGGTGCTGAGCAGCGAAACCGGCGGCAAAGGCGGTGGCGGTGCAGCACTAACGCCATATGGCGAGCGATTATTAAAAATTTACGGTTTGCTCACTCAGATAGAGCGCATGGCTGTGAATGCGCTACAAGATGAAAGCACCTCGCTGGATAGTTTGTTGTCGGTAGTAGCGCGATTTTCCTTACAAACCAGTGCCCGCAATCAATTTTTTGCCAAAGTCAGTGCTCTGGATTTCAATGACCTGAGTGGTAAAGTCTGTTTAACCCTGCAT comes from Oceanisphaera profunda and encodes:
- the ubiH gene encoding 2-octaprenyl-6-methoxyphenyl hydroxylase, whose product is MTHYDVVINGGGMAGAVLALGLSSLSRAGGQPLRIAVIEHASPSLDHHSGFDARSIALAGHSRELLEQLGLWSLLDDLATPINAIQVTDQGHLGQLNLSATDYRLPALGYVVELHPVGLRLYQQLQHNPHIDLLCPAKIHTWLQHSSQVQLTLQDGRVLSTQLLVGADGSHSVVASQLKLERRQFDYQQSAIIANVQTQLPHQGRAFERFTAQGPLALLPMSAGRSSLVWCVSPARAGELMSLDEPSFMLALQQEFGYRLGKITRSGQRSCYPLHLNEVRRPWHHRVVLIGNAAHLLHPIAGQGFNLGLRDVAALIAALKQEVSQGGRVSDLGAHAVLSDYGQSRLADQAELVGMTSALALLFSNRDPLLATGRNLGLMTIAACTSLKSKLAWRAMGKR
- a CDS encoding UPF0149 family protein, with the translated sequence MMNDKARLNYDAFTRLLEHHNMVVTAAEVHGVVCGLICGGLAQNDIRWQQHFNGLLNDDFALPSEVQKAVNLLFSRVADELLNQTSFELLLPCDEESLDERLDAMMEWSAAFLAGFGVVQQELNKASEELQEMIQDISSITQVSSDFDQEDEESETAFVVLYEHLKLGAILAFEEFGNGHSQTKRPTIH
- the zapA gene encoding cell division protein ZapA, with product MTTAAIDIVILGRPYKVACPAGQEVALQRAAETLNERIRNFKQSGKAGSNEQIAIMLALNISHELELEKDKNYQYADAMDKRIKMLQHTIEEALANKVG
- a CDS encoding VF530 family protein — encoded protein: MTEQLNNPLHGLTLKTIVTELVERLGWQELARRVNINCFKSDPSIKSSLTFLRRTPWARAEVEALYVELITGPWGKSKP
- a CDS encoding 5-formyltetrahydrofolate cyclo-ligase, with the protein product MTERHQIRQAIRHTRRQLTQAEQTSAAHQLVQQVANTQHLAQAKAVALYLANDGELDPLPLINWYWAQGCQVCLPVLHPFCPGHLLFLRFQPDTPMQVNILGILEPKLDIRLIVPKPQLDIIYTPLVAFDAQGNRLGMGGGFYDRTLSHTANLGPQPVGLAHDCQQVTALPIASWDVPLPELLTPTQHFRWR
- the modC gene encoding molybdenum ABC transporter ATP-binding protein, whose product is MTIKAAFKVQRARFTLDVNFELPAQGVTALFGPSGCGKTTLLRAMAGLERCPGHFWLGEQCWQDQHLFVPVHKRRLGYVFQEASLFAHLSVQRNLEYGWRRLPQALRRDDKEQIIDWLGLTPLLAQGAAELSGGQRQRVAIGRALLSSPELLLLDEPLSALDGKAKREILPLLEHLSAQAKVPIFYVTHAPEEVERLADRVLLMEQGQIKHNDSLQQALARPHSLLYKDDEVAGIISGQLRPSLPDGRVPFDYGAGDSGTGVDEADVGELSDAGAGRIWLTGHEGAVMGAARLRILASDVSVALAPVTCISIVNQLPAQVLSMTDMGQGRVLLRLSLKGGEQIPAQLSAYSIAQLDLKIGSNCYALIKAAALLV
- the modB gene encoding molybdate ABC transporter permease subunit → MSPDDITALLVTLRLAGITVVVLLIIGMPLAWWLSQTQSRFKTAIEAMVALPLVLPPVVLGFYLLLALGPNGIFGKASIALGGGTLAFSFTGLVIGSAFYSLPFVVQPLQGAFTSIGQRPLEVAATLRASPLDRFFTVVVPLARNGFLTAIVLGFAHTLGEFGVVLMIGGNLPGVTQVVSIAIYDHVETLQYGQAHVLSGLLLVLSFTILLAVYALNRRFAVVRI
- the modA gene encoding molybdate ABC transporter substrate-binding protein — its product is MKRSSGLSLLVMALGCSVLLSATVSAAEIRVAVAANFTDVIKQLGAEFGKQSGHKVSVSSGATGKLYAQIKNGAPYDVFLAADEGRPTLLDEEGVSIADTRFTYALGTLVLWSADEALLDKGQFAKGQSDKAQDVLKKQAFSHISIANPKTAPYGRAAQQTLEKLGFWEQLQPKMVRGENIGQAYQYVYSENAQLGFVAKSQVFKDDAFTGGSYWEVPIDMYDPIVQQAVLLKDNAPARELLDYLRSPEAAAVIQSYGYSISE
- a CDS encoding TOBE domain-containing protein; translated protein: MDLEILLSLHSQQQLFVNPRRIRLLEQIRKHGSISQGAKAAGISYKSAWDAIKDMNTLAEHPVLSSETGGKGGGGAALTPYGERLLKIYGLLTQIERMAVNALQDESTSLDSLLSVVARFSLQTSARNQFFAKVSALDFNDLSGKVCLTLHDDTYLYADITAASCARLGLEAEKEVLALIKAPWISLTKDPLQVPKGDNVLAGIISEVLVGEEFDEVLLQLEIGEALCAQLPRHSEQTTAKNQATANHQSIIWQPGDFAYAHFSPAQIILATLG